In Larimichthys crocea isolate SSNF chromosome VI, L_crocea_2.0, whole genome shotgun sequence, one genomic interval encodes:
- the hdhd3 gene encoding haloacid dehalogenase-like hydrolase domain-containing protein 3 isoform X1 codes for MRTNVFFFFVSRMRRSGHIYHHIAACCAGCDTKTGAMRSRLRWVLWDVKDTLLKVRASVGEQYCKEAERLGLNVSPAEVEAAFHHAYRHYSSRYPNYGIAQGMDGRSWWMGVVKNTFSRCRVQDPAVLNTMAHNLYHNFCNAENWEVFPDSHKALESCSSLGLKLGVVSNFDSRLEEILRACGLLSHFSFLITSEEAGIAKPSPAIFDQALQKCGVPAATVAHIGDHYVKDYLTSRSVGIHGFLLDRHNKHKQWDIPQEHRLSSLEELPSQLQQHMD; via the exons ATGCGTAcaaatgtcttcttcttcttcgtgtcGCGCATGCGCAGGTCCGGCCACATTTATCATCACATTGCCGCCTGCTGCGCTggatgtgacacaaaaacag GTGCAATGCGATCTCGCCTGCGCTGGGTGCTGTGGGATGTGAAGGACACCCTGCTGAAGGTGCGTGCGTCTGTGGGAGAGCAGTACTGCAAGGAGGCTGAAAGACTGGGCTTGAACGTCAGTCCTGCGGAGGTCGAAGCTGCTTTCCACCATGCGTATCGACATTACTCCAGCAGATACCCAAACTATGGCATCGCACAGGGCATGGATGGACGGTCTTGGTGGATGGGGGTGGTGAAGAACACTTTCTCCCGGTGCAGAGTACAGGACCCAGCCGTGCTGAATACGATGGCTCACAACCTTTATCATAACTTCTGCAATGCAGAGAACTGGGAG GTATTTCCAGACTCACACAAGGCCCTGGAGAGTTGTTCCTCTCTAGGACTGAAGCTGGGTGTGGTGTCAAACTTTGATAGCCGCCTGGAAGAGATTTTACGTGCTTGTGGCCTGCTGTCTCACTTCAGCTTTTTGATAACGTCAGAGGAAGCAGGTATAGCAAAGCCGAGTCCAGCCATCTTTGATCAGGCACTGCAGAAATGTGGCGTACCAGCTGCTACTGTAGCTCACATCGGGGACCACTACGTGAAAGATTACCTCACCTCTCGATCCGTGGGCATCCACGGGTTCCTAttagacagacacaacaaacataaacaatggGACATTCCTCAAGAGCATCGGCTCAGCTCCCTGGAGGAGCTGCCGTCACAGCTTCAGCAGCACATGGACTAA
- the hdhd3 gene encoding haloacid dehalogenase-like hydrolase domain-containing protein 3 isoform X2: MRSRLRWVLWDVKDTLLKVRASVGEQYCKEAERLGLNVSPAEVEAAFHHAYRHYSSRYPNYGIAQGMDGRSWWMGVVKNTFSRCRVQDPAVLNTMAHNLYHNFCNAENWEVFPDSHKALESCSSLGLKLGVVSNFDSRLEEILRACGLLSHFSFLITSEEAGIAKPSPAIFDQALQKCGVPAATVAHIGDHYVKDYLTSRSVGIHGFLLDRHNKHKQWDIPQEHRLSSLEELPSQLQQHMD, translated from the exons ATGCGATCTCGCCTGCGCTGGGTGCTGTGGGATGTGAAGGACACCCTGCTGAAGGTGCGTGCGTCTGTGGGAGAGCAGTACTGCAAGGAGGCTGAAAGACTGGGCTTGAACGTCAGTCCTGCGGAGGTCGAAGCTGCTTTCCACCATGCGTATCGACATTACTCCAGCAGATACCCAAACTATGGCATCGCACAGGGCATGGATGGACGGTCTTGGTGGATGGGGGTGGTGAAGAACACTTTCTCCCGGTGCAGAGTACAGGACCCAGCCGTGCTGAATACGATGGCTCACAACCTTTATCATAACTTCTGCAATGCAGAGAACTGGGAG GTATTTCCAGACTCACACAAGGCCCTGGAGAGTTGTTCCTCTCTAGGACTGAAGCTGGGTGTGGTGTCAAACTTTGATAGCCGCCTGGAAGAGATTTTACGTGCTTGTGGCCTGCTGTCTCACTTCAGCTTTTTGATAACGTCAGAGGAAGCAGGTATAGCAAAGCCGAGTCCAGCCATCTTTGATCAGGCACTGCAGAAATGTGGCGTACCAGCTGCTACTGTAGCTCACATCGGGGACCACTACGTGAAAGATTACCTCACCTCTCGATCCGTGGGCATCCACGGGTTCCTAttagacagacacaacaaacataaacaatggGACATTCCTCAAGAGCATCGGCTCAGCTCCCTGGAGGAGCTGCCGTCACAGCTTCAGCAGCACATGGACTAA
- the trub2 gene encoding pseudouridylate synthase TRUB2, mitochondrial codes for MMASPAVRMFWRLEGLFCVYKPPGVHWKLVRDNIETTLLKGLNAAPSGPLPKEVRFLPDPESDTGATKGLTLSAASVPVLSKHPLVTGPEFQHIKVGVGHRLDAFSSGVLVLAVGNSNKILNNFCRTRVTRDYTLEGEFGTATDDFSYRGKVVERSTYGHVTQDNLDRVLAMLQGANQKALLMYSNVDMRSQEAYEMAAQGLLGPEGKSEPVLTGLRCVHFQPPNFTLEVQCLNETQKYLRKVVHEIGLELRSTAVCKGVRRTRDGPFTLQDALTRNHWTASDVMQAIRKYHSSKKTKKYSHTKTVDAAPEENTMTDSQQNETCDETAVGVIK; via the exons ATGATGGCAAGTCCAGCTGTCCGGATGTTTTGGAGGTTAGagggtttgttttgtgtttataaaCCTCCTGGTGTCCACTGGAAACTCGTGCGGGATAACATCGAGACAACTCTCCTAAAAG GTTTAAATGCTGCACCGTCCGGGCCACTTCCTAAGGAGGTTCGCTTCTTGCCAGACCCAGAGAGTGACACGGGAGCAACCAAGGGCCTCACATTGTCTGCAGCCTCTGTGCCAGTCCTGTCCAAGCATCCTCTGG tgACTGGACCTGAATTCCAGCATATCAAAGTTGGAGTAGGACATCGCCTTGATGCATTTTCTTCTGGTGTGCTCG TTCTTGCTGTCGGGAATTCCAACAAGATCCTGAATAATTTCTGCAGAACACGAGTCACAAGG GATTACACACTGGAGGGAGAATTTGGGACCGCAACAGATGATTTCTCTTACAGAGGCAAAGTTGTGGAAAGGTCCACCTATG GTCACGTTACACAGGATAATCTGGACAGAGTCTTGGCGATGCTACAGGGAGCCAATCAGAAGGCCTTGTTAAT gtATTCCAATGTAGACATGCGCTCACAGGAAGCTTATGAGATGGCTGCGCAAGGTTTACTGGGTCCTGAAGGGAAATCGGAGCCTGTTTTGACAGGCTTGCGTTGCGTCCACTTCCAGCCTCCCAACTTCACTTTAG AGGTGCAGTGTCTAAATGAAACTCAGAAATATTTACGCAAAGTTGTGCACGAGATAGGACTCGAGCTACGCAGCACAGCGGTGTGTAAAGGAGTTAGACGGACCAGAGACGGACCGTTCACCCTGCAAGATGCTCTGACCCGTAACCACTGGACTGCTTCTGATGTTATGCAGGCAATCAGAAAATACCACTCctccaaaaaaactaaaaaatattcacacacaaagactgtgGATGCAGCACCAGAAGAGAATACGATGACAGACAGTCAACAAAATGAAACCTGTGACGAAACAGCAGTAGGTGTAATTAAATAA
- the rab44 gene encoding uncharacterized protein rab44: protein MLVAIEKTNQEESSPESYDVVPAKDDNSLHSAIMSDYSSEVQNSNTTNYPETDMECLIPKSENLQEDHDEEVKATHELDHSPESVTQVATEDAEIISGSLIDQAEISDTYQFEFIVKGTDDSVAKQEDLNTDDKQDVHPTKENSIEALEQTNEDEDTEKLQINDTETADSALGQVYEGEASVVEDDIQPSVEQTVHQEKEGILSGDEESESSLQTQQSETNALLDSQPQQNDTDFNSIGSRRKLGSSRRNKGRHRVKESVAESYLRPTEEVVESVSDNEALETTEMLVAIEKTNQEESSPESEHDVVVPATDDNSLYSAIMSDYSSEVQSSNTTNYPETDMESLIPKSENLQEDHDERETDFKVEVSDKSVEATLEEMDQSDTLQSQEDGGTYHSEDSVDKVHEQEVNPTHELDHSPESVTQVATEDTEIISGSLIEQAEISDTYQFEFIVKGTDDSADKQEDLNTDNKQDVHPTKENSIEASEQTNEDEDTEKLQTSDTERVDSALGHVYEGEASVVEDDIKPSVDQTVHQEKEGILSGDEESESSLQTQQSETNALLDSQPQQNDTDFNSIGSRRKLGSSRRNKGRHRVKESVAEVVESVSDNEALETTQMLVAIEKTNQVESSPESEHDVVVPAKDDNSLYSAIMSDYSSEVQKSNTTNYPETDMESLIPKSENLQEDHDERETDFKVEVSDKSVEATLEEMDQSDTLQSQEDRGTYHSEDGVDKVHEQEVNPTHELDHSPESVTQVATEDAEIISGSLIDQAEISDTYQFEFIVKGTDDSAAKQEDLNTDDKQDVHPTKENSIEASEQTNEDEDTEKLQTSDTERVDSALGHVYEGEASVVEDDIKPSVDQTVHQEKEGILSGDEESESSLQTQQSETNALLDSQPQQNDTDFNSIGSRRKLGSSRRNKGRHRVKESVAESYLRPTEEVVEIVSDSEALETTQMLVAIEKTNQKESSPESCDVVVPATDDTSLYSAIMSHYSSEVQSSNTANYPETDMESVIPKSENLQEDHDERETDFKVEVSDKSVEATLEEMDQSDTLQSQEDRGTYHSEDGVDKVHEQEVNPTHELDHSPESVTQVATEDAEVISGNLTEQAEISDIYQFEFIVKGTDDSAAKQEDLNTDDKQDVHPTKENRIEASEQTNEDEDTEKLQISDTERVDSALGHVYEDESKVVEDDIKPSVEQTVHQEKEGLNSEVEESEPSSQTLQSGTNAYLDSQPEQNDTNFIPIGSRRKLGSSRRNRGRRHAKDPVAESNDSPAEEIVGNIRDNDQTEGISDQVKENEHVGALVGISEFMSSSVHPNLTVDQQVIDLSNSTEMPEQDLSIVYSVKEKESKDGDEDTDLLRQDGNSQGNYLVSELHLKLPKIESSTTPEISTEKSSTGEHADIECVKEAAVSSPEEFSANEEQRHVNFSQVRGSLHSENAHMQEMHQIDFSSINESLQSEMNALLNSQDNSQDNSARMEEETDLNPTGNRRKLGSSRRNKGRQQVKVSVAKTYHEPKDEFVENARGDEANLETTKMLLATDTTEEFKQQTNLDLKPVNNKENTEKMLEDTILSQNVMDNSTTTDVTSSSGKDDSLELNKDVEEHENFSQFTGNNTVKIDLMQSSEEDSYIQNISNHDDNVTTRPVTMDVLEQEEACLVQNREALSSDKDSWQQIDDAIETMGYVIKDYNTEVASSVDVQVFRQDEVGENFADHTKKDHEAQEINISQGITHAEQFSAAQTNIGTLAPFDIGLKENRAETVVDVPKESGISCNQQQGIQEKTDLDNSENLQGKSKQKRRKMGSTRRTQLNREPEEGMGNEDENKESDSNMADMKFDRMEVVELPVIVTADVHQNGNTKLSPVDKEQQGTNVINTVQDLALTFLPPVDPTKENNFEALEQTNEEQQISGIERVDTALGQVYVIEGQVEDDIKPSVFSEEESNSSLQTLQSGTNATLDSQPEQNDTNFKPIESRRKLGSSRRNKGRHHAKDSEQQGTNEISTVQDLALMALPPEQSTVDVEPSQPDDFTSTEMHVPSVPAGTNTTNAGITGESFVSSYETTQSAQNDEKRLESVNLRQDQALKSAEADLEMMKSIVRGGAEDEHKDDQANIQELNDVNEGAHNTNLEMKNSSPNLNSPGRRRKMGSTRRNLGSRSKREDLHEQQEVENRTEATETLPNVGDVKSASFQSIEEKEELQPLTEDKEIDPEQRKEKVFETVEYSHAFESHVKPPPHQEIEENPVSHVQLVETDHLTPRDLPAIPSTSPTAGGRRRKLGSSRKLRGHQTEGEDTITDTQNRRDVRSITEESDIKTTEEDSLGLDKISEVDESDKEPPSNISASKEEELSSQPVSEETPQQVTPVTSTYAEIHLSQESQKTFSLAGSPKGAALKSNSYNVMMVGDSSVGKSSFMKRAQSGKFSLDLPSSVGLDSCKWTVLVDGKPVVLHLWDTAGQERFHSITRQIFHKAQAFLLMYDITSTQSFSAVSYWADCIQEGAAENVTILLLGNKNDMAERKVKTEEGANLARECNFEFMECSAATGENVIHSLETVARMLSQKVDTREETTVLQKESQQKKSGCC from the exons GCCACAGAAGATGCAGAAATAATTTCTGGAAGCCTGATAGACCAAGCTGAAATCAGTGACACATACCAATTTGAGTTTATTGTGAAAGGTACTGATGATTCTGTTGCTAAGCAGGAAGATTTGAATACGGATGACAAACAGGATGTGCATCCCACAAAAGAAAATAGCATTGAGGCTTTAGAACAGACAAATGAGGATGAGGATACAGAGAAACTGCAGATCAATGATACTGAAACAGCAGACTCTGCACTTGGTCAAGTGTATGAGGGTGAAGCCAGTGTGGTAGAGGATGATATACAACCCAGTGTTGAACAAACAGTTCATCAGGAGAAGGAAGGAATACTCTCTGGGGATGAGGAAAGTGAATCTTCTTTACAAACACAGCAATCAGaaacaaatgcacttttggATTCACAACCTCAGCAAAACGACACAGACTTCAACTCCATTGGGAGCAGAAGAAAACTGGGGTCTAGCCGAAGAAATAAAGGACGACACCGGGTTAAGGAATCTGTTGCTGAATCGTACCTCAGACCTACAGAAGAAGTTGTAGAAAGTGTCAGTGATAATGAAGCCCTTGAAACAACTGAAATGTTAGTGGCAatagagaaaacaaatcaagaaGAATCAAGTCCAGAGAGTGAGCATGATGTTGTTGTGCCTGCAACAGATGACAACTCTTTATATTCAGCTATCATGTCTGATTATTCTTCTGAGGTCCAGAGCTCAAATACAACAAACTATCCAGAGACTGACATGGAAAGTTTAATTCCTAAAAGTGAAAATCTTCAAGAAGATCATGATGAAAGAGAGACTGACTTTAAAGTGGAGGTGTCTGATAAATCAGTGGAAGCCACGCTGGAAGAAATGGACCAATCTGACACTCTTCAGAGTCAAGAAGATGGAGGCACCTATCATTCAGAGGACAGTGTGGACAAAGTACATGAACAGGAGGTTAATCCAACACATGAACTGGATCACTCTCCTGAAAGTGTGACACAGGTTGCCACAGAagatacagaaataatttctggAAGCCTGATAGAGCAAGCTGAAATCAGTGACACATACCAATTTGAGTTTATTGTGAAAGGTACTGATGATTCTGCTGATAAGCAGGAAGATTTGAATACGGACAACAAACAGGATGTGCATCCCACAAAAGAAAATAGCATTGAGGCttcagaacagacaaatgagGATGAGGATACAGAGAAACTGCAGACCAGTGATACTGAAAGAGTAGACTCTGCACTTGGCCATGTGTATGAGGGTGAAGCCAGTGTGGTAGAGGATGATATAAAACCCAGTGTTGATCAAACAGTTCATCAGGAGAAGGAAGGAATACTCTCTGGGGATGAGGAAAGTGAATCTTCTTTACAAACACAGCAATCAGaaacaaatgcacttttggATTCACAACCTCAGCAAAACGACACAGACTTCAACTCCATTGGGAGCAGAAGAAAACTGGGGTCTAGCCGAAGAAATAAAGGACGACACCGGGTTAAGGAATCTGTTGCTGAAGTTGTAGAAAGTGTCAGTGATAATGAAGCCCTCGAAACAACTCAAATGTTAGTGGCAatagagaaaacaaatcaagtAGAATCAAGTCCAGAGAGTGAGCATGATGTTGTTGTGCCTGCAAAAGATGACAACTCTTTATATTCAGCTATTATGTCTGATTATTCTTCTGAGGTCCAGAAATCCAATACAACAAATTATCCAGAGACTGACATGGAAAGTTTAATTCCTAAAAGTGAAAATCTTCAAGAAGATCATGATGAAAGAGAGACTGACTTTAAAGTGGAGGTGTCTGATAAATCAGTGGAAGCCACGCTGGAAGAAATGGACCAATCTGACACTCTTCAGAGTCAAGAAGATAGAGGCACCTATCATTCAGAGGACGGTGTGGACAAAGTACATGAACAGGAGGTTAATCCAACACATGAACTGGATCACTCTCCTGAAAGTGTGACACAGGTTGCCACAGAAGATGCAGAAATAATTTCTGGAAGCCTAATAGACCAAGCTGAAATCAGTGACACATATCAATTTGAGTTTATTGTGAAAGGTACTGATGATTCTGCTGCTAAGCAGGAAGATTTGAATACAGATGACAAACAAGATGTGCATCctacaaaagaaaacagcattgAGGCttcagaacagacaaatgagGATGAGGATACAGAGAAACTGCAGACCAGTGATACTGAAAGAGTAGACTCTGCACTTGGCCATGTGTATGAGGGTGAAGCCAGTGTGGTAGAGGATGATATAAAACCCAGTGTTGATCAAACAGTTCATCAGGAGAAGGAAGGAATACTCTCTGGGGATGAGGAAAGTGAATCTTCTTTACAAACACAGCAATCAGAGACAAATGCACTTTTGGATTCACAACCTCAGCAAAACGACACAGACTTCAACTCCATTGGGAGCAGAAGAAAACTGGGGTCTAGCCGAAGAAATAAAGGACGACACCGGGTTAAGGAATCTGTTGCTGAATCGTACCTCAGACCTACAGAAGAAGTTGTAGAAATTGTCAGTGATAGTGAAGCCCTTGAAACAACTCAAATGTTAGTGGCAATAGAGAAAACCAATCAAAAAGAATCAAGTCCAGAGagttgtgatgttgttgtgccTGCAACAGATGACACCTCTTTATATTCAGCTATCATGTCTCATTATTCTTCTGAGGTCCAGAGCTCAAATACAGCAAACTATCCAGAGACTGACATGGAAAGTGTAATTCCTAAAAGTGAAAATCTTCAAGAAGATCATGATGAAAGAGAGACTGACTTTAAAGTGGAGGTGTCTGATAAATCAGTGGAAGCCACGCTGGAAGAAATGGACCAATCTGACACTCTTCAGAGTCAAGAAGATAGAGGCACCTATCATTCAGAGGACGGTGTGGACAAAGTACATGAACAGGAGGTTAATCCAACACATGAACTGGATCACTCTCCTGAAAGTGTGACACAGGTTGCCACAGAAGATGCTGAAGTAATTTCTGGAAACCTGACAGAGCAAGCTGAAATCAGTGACATATACCAATTTGAGTTTATTGTGAAAGGTACTGATGATTCTGCTGCTAAGCAGGAAGATTTGAATACGGATGACAAACAAGATGTGCATCctacaaaagaaaacaggattGAAGCttcagaacagacaaatgagGATGAGGATACAGAGAAACTGCAGATCAGTGATACTGAAAGAGTAGACTCTGCACTTGGTCATGTGTATGAGGATGAAAGCAAAGTAGTCGAGGATGATATAAAACCCAGTGTTGAACAAACAGTTCATCAGGAGAAGGAAGGACTCAACTCTGAAGTGGAGGAGAGTGAACCTTCTTCACAAACCCTGCAATCAGGAACAAATGCTTACTTGGATTCCCAACCTGagcaaaatgacacaaacttCATTCCCATTGGGAGCAGAAGAAAACTGGGGTCTAGCCGAAGAAATAGGGGAAGACGGCATGCCAAGGACCCTGTTGCTGAATCCAATGACAGCCCCGCAGAGGAAATTGTTGGAAACATCAGGGATAATGATCAGACTGAAGGAATTAGTGATCAAGtcaaagaaaatgaacatgttgGTGCTCTTGTTGGCATCTCTGAGTTTATGTCTTCAAGTGTGCATCCCAATTTAACAGTAGATCAACAGGTAATTGACCTGTCAAATTCCACAGAGATGCCAGAACAAGACCTCTCTATTGTGTattctgtaaaagaaaaagaaagcaaggaTGGAGATGAGGACACTGACTTGTTAAGGCAGGATGGAAATTCACAGGGCAACTATTTAGTTAGTGAGTTACATTTAAAATTACCAAAAATAGAGTCTTCTACCACACCTGAGATTTCCACAGAAAAAAGCAGCACTGGAGAACATGCTGACATTGAATGTGTTAAGGAAGCAGCAGTTTCATCACCAGAGGAGTTCTCCGCAAATGAGGAACAAAGGCATGTAAACTTTTCACAAGTCAGAGGATCTCTGCATTCTGAGAATGCACACATGCAAGAAATGCATCAGATTGATTTCTCCTCAATTAATGAAAGCCTGCAATCAGAAATGAATGCTCTTTTGAACTCCCAGGACAATTCTCAAGACAATTCTGCAAGAATGGAAGAGGAAACAGACTTGAACCCCACTGGGAACAGAAGAAAACTGGGGTCTAGCCGAAGAAATAAAGGACGACAGCAAGTCAAGGTATCAGTTGCCAAAACATACCATGAACCTAAGGACGAATTTGTAGAAAATGCAAGGGGGGATGAAGCAAACcttgaaacaacaaaaatgttattAGCAACAGATACAACGGAAGAattcaaacaacaaaccaacCTAGACCTCAAACCtgtaaataacaaagaaaacacagaaaaaatgcTGGAGGACACAATTTTGTCACAGAATGTTATGGACAACAGTACAACAACAGACGTTACTTCAAGCTCAGGCAAAGATGACTCTCTTGAACTTAATAAGGATGTTGAAGAGCATGAGAATTTCAGTCAGTTTACAGGAAATAACACAGTTAAAATAGACTTGATGCAATCATCAGAGGAGGATTCATACATACAGAATATCTCAAATCATGATGACAATGTTACCACCAGGCCAGTTACTATGGATGTTCTTGAGCAAGAAGAGGCCTGTCTTGTCCAGAACAGGGAAGCTTTATCTAGTGACAAAGACTCTTGGCAACAGATAGATGATGCAATAGAAACTATGGGATATGTGATCAAAGACTATAATACAGAAGTGGCAAGTTCAGTGGATGTACAAGTGTTTAGACAAGATGAAGTTGGAGAAAATTTTGCAGATCATACAAAGAAAGACCACGAAGCCCAAGAAATTAATATTTCACAAGGGATCACACATGCTGAACAGTTTTCAGCTGCACAAACCAATATTGGCACTTTAGCTCCATTTGACATTGGTCTCAaggaaaacagagcagagacagtCGTGGATGTGCCCAAGGAAAGTGGAATATCATGTAACCAACAGCAAGGGATACAAGAAAAAACTGATTTAGATAACAGTGAAAATTTGCAAGGAAAAtccaaacagaagaggaggaagatgggcTCTACTCGCCGGACTCAACTCAATAGGGAACCGGAGGAAGGAATGGGCaatgaagatgaaaacaaagaaagtgactCTAACATGGCTGACATGAAATTTGACAGAATGGAAGTGGTAGAGTTACCAGTGATTGTAACTGCAGATGTACATCAAAATGGAAATACAAAACTCAGTCCTGTGGATAAAGAGCAACAGGGAACTAATGTAATTAACACTGTTCAAGACTTGGCATTGACATTTCTACCTCCTGTGGATCCTACAAAAGAGAACAACTTTGAGGCTTTAGAACAGACAAATGAGGAACAACAAATTAGTGGCATAGAAAGAGTAGACACTGCACTAGGACAGGTATATGTGATTGAAGGACAAGTAGAGGACGATATAAAACCCAGTGTCTTCTCTGAGGAGGAGAGCAACTCTTCTTTACAAACCCTGCAATCAGGAACAAATGCTACTTTGGATTCCCAACCTGAACAAAACGACACAAACTTCAAACCCATTGAAAGCAGAAGAAAGCTCGGATCTAGCCGTAGAAATAAAGGAAGACATCATGCCAAGGACTCTGAGCAACAGGGAACTAATGAAATCAGTACTGTTCAAGACTTGGCATTGAtggctctacctcctgagcaaTCTACTGTGGATGTAGAGCCATCACAGCCAGATGATTTTACAAGCACTGAGATGCATGTACCCTCTGTGCCTGctggaacaaacacaacaaatgctGGTATTACAGGAGAGAGCTTTGTATCTTCATATGAGACCACACAGAGTGCACAAAATGATGAGAAAAGACTAGAGAGTGTTAATCTAAGACAGGACCAAGCTTTGAAATCAGCAGAGGCCGATTTGGAAATGATGAAATCTATAGtcagaggaggagctgaagatgAGCACAAAGATGATCAAGCTAATATACAAGAGCTGAACGACGTGAATGAAGGAGCTCACAATACAAATCTCGAGATGAAGAATTCAAGTCCCAATTTAAATTCGCCCGGCAGGAGAAGAAAAATGGGCTCCACTCGTAGGAACCTGGGATCACGAAGTAAAAGGGAAGACTTACATGAACAGCAGGAAGTGGAAAACAGAACTGAGGCAACAGAAACTCTACCAAATGTTGGTGATGTAAAGTCTGCAAGTTTTCAAAGtattgaagaaaaagaagaactaCAACCTCTCACAGAAGACAAGGAAATCGACccagaacaaagaaaagagaaagtatTTGAAACAGTGGAGTACAGCCATGCTTTTGAGTCTCACGTCAAACCCCCACCTCACCAGGAAATTGAAGAAAATCCAGTTTCTCATGTCCAACTTGTAGAAACAGATCATCTAACTCCCAGAGATCTCCCTGCAATACCGTCCACTTCTCCCACAGCTggtgggagaagaagaaaattggGATCAAGCCGGAAGTTACGTGGACACCAAACTGAAGGAGAGGACACAATAACAGATACACAAAATAGGAGAGATGTCAGAAGTATCACAGAAGAAAGTGACATCAAGACGACTGAAGAAGATTCTCTGGGCCTGGACAAAATATCAGAG gTTGATGAAAGTGACAAGGAACCACCGTCTAACATCAGCGCCTCAAAGGAAGAAGAGCTCTCGAGCCAGCCTGTGAG TGAGGAGACTCCTCAACAAGTGACTCCAGTCACCTCCACTTATGCTGAAATCCACCTGAGCCAAGAGAGTCAGAAGACGTTTTCTCTGG caGGTAGTCCCAAAGGAGCAGCTCTTAAATCAAACAGTTACAATGTGATGATGGTTGGAGACAGCTCTGTGGGAAAGTCCTCCTTCATGAAAAGAGCTCAGAGTGGGAAGTTTTCTTTAGATTTACCCTCCTCTGTTG gACTTGATTCATGCAAGTGGACTGTGTTAGTGGATGGAAAACCTGTGGTACTTCACTTGTGGGATACAGCAGGTCAAGAAAG gTTTCACAGCATCACCAGACAGATTTTCCATAAAGCCCAGGCTTTCCTCTTGATGTATGACATCACTTCCACTCAGAGTTTCTCTGCGGTCAGCTACTGGGCGGACTGTATTCAG GAAGGGGCTGCAGAGAACGTCACTATTTTACTTCTTGGAAATAAGAATGATATGGCAGAGCGGAAGGTGAAAACTGAGGAGGGGGCGAATCTCGCTCGG GAGTGCAACTTTGAATTCATGGAGTGCAGCGCTGCCACAGGGGAAAATGTGATTCACTCATTGGAAACTGTGGCCAG GATGTTGAGTCAAAAAGTTGACACAAGAGAGGAAACCACAGTGTTACAGAAAGAGTCCCAACAGAAAAAATCAGGATGTTGCTGA